The Streptomyces phaeolivaceus genome has a window encoding:
- a CDS encoding very short patch repair endonuclease → MELKVLPDTRRIRAYLRWSDGGKSPARYLGQVEHANRAANLAEGWKMAWEKGLLTEEPPAEGSWASSPAVRAAMRANRNRDTRPELRLRSLLHKQGLRYRVAARPLPELRRTADVLFPKSKVAVFVDGCYWHGCPEHLRESRKNAEFWRDKIEGNQARDAETDRLLREAGWTVVRVWEHEDPDAAAAQVISAVRTLVDKTGSSET, encoded by the coding sequence GTGGAACTGAAGGTGCTACCTGACACTCGACGCATTCGCGCGTACCTACGCTGGTCCGACGGCGGCAAGTCCCCTGCCCGGTACCTCGGACAGGTCGAGCACGCGAACCGGGCCGCGAATCTCGCGGAGGGCTGGAAAATGGCCTGGGAGAAGGGACTTCTCACAGAAGAGCCACCGGCGGAAGGCTCGTGGGCTTCCTCCCCGGCGGTACGCGCCGCGATGCGAGCCAATCGGAACAGGGACACCCGGCCCGAGCTGCGGCTCCGGTCCCTACTGCATAAGCAGGGTCTTCGCTACCGCGTGGCGGCGCGGCCACTACCCGAACTGCGACGAACCGCCGATGTGCTTTTCCCCAAGTCGAAGGTCGCGGTCTTCGTCGATGGCTGCTACTGGCACGGATGCCCCGAGCACCTTCGGGAGTCACGCAAGAACGCCGAGTTCTGGCGCGACAAGATCGAGGGCAACCAGGCCAGGGACGCGGAGACGGACCGCCTCCTCCGAGAAGCCGGCTGGACGGTCGTGCGCGTCTGGGAGCACGAGGATCCCGACGCGGCAGCCGCGCAAGTCATCAGCGCTGTACGGACACTGGTTGACAAAACGGGATCAAGCGAAACATAA
- a CDS encoding TadE/TadG family type IV pilus assembly protein gives MEFAGFLPILLLVGMAAIQLGLIGYGISQAGSAARAAARAESLETGTGAAAGVAAASDWLNPTPQVGPGTDTTTATVTVTVPSVVPLFDPVTVERTATMPNDTDN, from the coding sequence CTGGAGTTCGCCGGCTTCCTCCCGATCCTTCTCCTCGTAGGCATGGCCGCGATCCAACTGGGCCTCATCGGCTACGGCATCAGCCAGGCAGGCTCGGCCGCCCGGGCCGCCGCCCGCGCCGAGTCACTGGAGACCGGCACAGGCGCAGCCGCAGGCGTCGCCGCGGCGAGCGACTGGCTGAACCCGACCCCCCAGGTCGGCCCCGGCACCGACACCACCACAGCCACGGTCACGGTCACCGTCCCCTCCGTAGTCCCCCTCTTCGACCCGGTCACGGTCGAACGCACAGCCACCATGCCCAACGACACGGACAACTGA
- a CDS encoding winged helix-turn-helix domain-containing protein has product MAADPGDSPIDPTKIAYVYMQVADHIAAQIASGALRPGARLPGERDLGAEYGVAYLTARRAIRELRERDLVVTLPAKGTFVAYPQEPEPGADAGMDG; this is encoded by the coding sequence ATGGCAGCAGACCCGGGAGACTCACCGATCGACCCAACCAAGATCGCCTACGTATATATGCAGGTGGCCGACCACATCGCAGCGCAGATCGCATCGGGTGCGCTGCGTCCTGGAGCTCGGCTCCCCGGTGAACGCGATCTCGGCGCCGAGTACGGCGTCGCCTATCTGACCGCCCGCCGCGCCATCCGCGAACTACGCGAACGCGACCTCGTCGTCACGCTCCCCGCCAAGGGCACCTTCGTCGCGTACCCGCAGGAGCCCGAACCGGGCGCCGACGCCGGGATGGACGGCTGA
- a CDS encoding sensor histidine kinase, protein MVPPSRFPTPDTSTHPHHPTPTTGYLQDDATPPATLRLQLNALQSLARQTFAVRLVALTIGTPFAMANTTDGPQSHAVLIAAVLGITVSYAMLRDWPRFAPRLLTHPTLMALDLLFGAVLLLTATPASPLAYATVCTPLLSGLLYGWRGAGVLTGLQLAVLLTVHRAWEHRPGAGAGTLLVAGFCVAAGIIGVTLRNLMFRFGTATQALSEATSRLAVAEAVESERARLARELHDSVAKTLHGLALAADALATTADHPTPDPTHLKQQATLVASAARRAAAESRDLLTDLRRHTDLTTPTPPTDLKSELATRATDFASRTTLPTHFTHTGADPPPLPPDTTHHLLAITSEALENIHRHAQATKAEVSLSITPDTLHLTIKDDGVGLPPTLTLESLEEAQRSGHFGLLGMRERAARTGARLHLTAPPKGTQVTLTLPLPLPHSLPESPRQEAAHA, encoded by the coding sequence ATGGTGCCACCGAGCCGCTTCCCCACCCCCGACACAAGCACCCACCCCCACCACCCGACCCCCACGACCGGCTACCTCCAGGACGACGCCACACCCCCCGCCACCCTCCGCCTCCAGCTCAACGCCCTCCAGTCCCTGGCCCGCCAGACCTTCGCCGTCCGCCTGGTCGCCCTCACCATCGGCACCCCCTTCGCGATGGCCAACACCACGGACGGCCCCCAGAGCCACGCCGTACTGATCGCCGCGGTCCTCGGCATCACCGTCTCGTACGCCATGCTCAGGGACTGGCCCCGCTTCGCCCCCCGCCTCCTCACCCACCCCACCCTCATGGCCCTGGACCTCCTCTTCGGCGCGGTCCTCCTCCTCACCGCCACCCCCGCCTCCCCCCTCGCCTACGCCACGGTCTGCACCCCCCTCCTCTCCGGCCTCCTCTACGGCTGGCGCGGCGCCGGCGTCCTCACCGGCCTCCAACTGGCCGTCCTGCTCACCGTCCACCGCGCCTGGGAACACCGCCCCGGCGCAGGCGCCGGCACCCTCCTCGTCGCCGGCTTCTGCGTCGCCGCCGGCATCATCGGCGTAACCCTCCGCAACCTGATGTTCCGCTTCGGCACGGCCACCCAGGCCCTCTCCGAAGCCACGTCCCGCCTAGCCGTCGCGGAGGCCGTGGAGTCGGAACGCGCCCGCCTCGCCCGCGAACTCCACGACTCGGTGGCCAAGACCCTCCACGGCCTCGCCCTCGCCGCGGACGCCCTGGCGACGACGGCGGACCACCCCACCCCCGACCCCACCCACCTCAAACAACAGGCCACCCTCGTGGCCTCCGCCGCCCGCCGAGCCGCCGCGGAATCCCGAGACCTGCTCACGGACCTACGCCGCCACACAGACCTCACCACACCGACACCCCCCACGGACCTGAAGTCCGAACTCGCCACCCGCGCAACGGACTTCGCATCGCGCACCACCCTCCCCACCCACTTCACCCACACCGGCGCGGACCCCCCACCCCTCCCGCCCGACACGACCCACCACCTCCTGGCCATCACATCGGAGGCCCTGGAGAACATCCACCGCCACGCACAGGCGACCAAGGCGGAGGTGTCCCTGAGCATCACCCCGGACACCCTCCACCTCACGATCAAGGACGACGGCGTGGGCCTCCCGCCCACCCTCACCCTCGAATCCCTCGAAGAAGCGCAACGATCCGGCCACTTCGGCCTCCTGGGCATGAGGGAACGCGCGGCCCGCACAGGAGCCCGCCTGCACCTGACGGCACCCCCCAAAGGCACGCAGGTAACCCTGACCCTCCCCCTCCCCCTCCCACACTCCCTCCCCGAATCCCCCCGACAGGAGGCCGCACATGCCTGA
- a CDS encoding OmpA family protein, with protein MAALTSRAVTKGGATLGVAMAVLATLTLVTPPALAADDPSEPPGTVTTSPPPEVDANSPGLKLAQGATLAPAKVLDIKSVVEDLGGEERREDTNENVTFALQAEVLFPKNSSKLNPQARSRIQTIAEEIKKQSAGTVRVFGFTDNLGSYAHGLTLSKQRAEAVHDLLAGDLGGNVTFEVRGYSEDYPIADNSTEEGRKKNRRVEVSFPRTGSAGEGTT; from the coding sequence ATGGCTGCCCTGACCTCACGAGCCGTCACGAAGGGCGGGGCCACGCTGGGCGTGGCCATGGCCGTACTGGCCACCCTCACCCTCGTCACCCCGCCCGCCCTCGCCGCGGACGACCCGAGCGAACCCCCGGGCACCGTCACCACCTCCCCACCCCCGGAGGTCGACGCCAACAGCCCCGGCCTGAAGCTCGCCCAGGGAGCCACGCTCGCCCCCGCCAAGGTCCTGGACATCAAGTCGGTCGTGGAGGACCTCGGCGGCGAGGAACGCCGCGAGGACACCAACGAGAACGTGACGTTCGCCCTCCAGGCGGAGGTCCTCTTCCCGAAGAACAGCTCGAAACTCAACCCCCAGGCCCGCTCCCGCATCCAGACCATCGCGGAGGAGATCAAGAAGCAGAGCGCGGGCACGGTCCGCGTCTTCGGCTTCACGGACAACCTCGGCTCCTACGCCCACGGCCTGACCCTCTCCAAGCAGCGCGCGGAGGCCGTCCACGACCTCCTCGCCGGCGACCTGGGCGGCAACGTCACCTTCGAGGTCCGCGGCTACAGCGAGGACTACCCGATCGCCGACAACTCCACGGAAGAGGGCCGCAAGAAGAACCGCCGAGTCGAGGTCTCCTTCCCCAGGACGGGCTCGGCGGGGGAAGGCACGACCTGA
- a CDS encoding CpaF family protein: MSLRSRIAAPDEGGAGREDGHLVAVYRAKLLEEIDLAEMSALTAADRRARLERVLGHIISREGPVLSSAERSQLIRRVVDEALGLGVLEPLLADASVTEIMVNGPDAIFVERAGRVEQLPLRFASTDQLMQTIERIVSTVNRRVDESNPMVDARLPTGERVNVIIPPLALTGPTLTIRRFPRAYTLPELIDLGSLDEQMLMLLAAFVRARFNVIVSGGTGTGKTTLLNALSGLIPPRERIITIEDSAELQLQQEHVIRLESRPPNIEGKGQITIRDLVRNSLRMRPDRIIVGEVRGGETLDMLQAMSTGHDGSLATVHANSAEDALMRLQTLGSMSEVLIPFEALKDQINSAVDVVVQLTRFADGSRKVTEIALLVSHGREQFRIATVSRYAPDPLGADRVVHGRFEHLPIPRPIAEKLYVANEPLPPAYGVAEAIDPLNTRQAIG, from the coding sequence ATGAGCCTGCGATCCCGTATCGCCGCCCCCGACGAGGGAGGAGCCGGACGAGAGGACGGACACCTCGTGGCCGTCTACCGCGCCAAGCTCCTCGAAGAGATCGACCTGGCCGAGATGTCGGCCCTCACCGCCGCCGACCGCCGCGCCCGCCTGGAACGCGTACTCGGCCACATCATCAGCCGAGAGGGCCCGGTCCTCTCCTCCGCCGAGCGCTCCCAACTGATCCGCAGGGTCGTCGACGAGGCCCTCGGCCTGGGCGTCCTCGAACCCCTCCTCGCCGACGCGTCCGTCACCGAGATCATGGTCAACGGCCCGGACGCGATCTTCGTGGAACGAGCCGGCCGAGTAGAACAACTCCCCCTCCGCTTCGCCTCGACCGACCAGCTCATGCAGACCATCGAACGCATCGTCTCCACGGTCAACCGCCGCGTGGACGAGTCGAACCCGATGGTCGACGCCCGCCTCCCCACCGGCGAACGCGTGAACGTGATCATCCCCCCGCTCGCCCTCACCGGCCCCACCCTCACGATCCGCCGCTTCCCCCGCGCGTACACCCTCCCCGAACTCATCGACCTGGGCTCCCTCGACGAGCAGATGCTGATGCTGCTCGCCGCCTTCGTCCGGGCCCGCTTCAACGTGATCGTCAGCGGCGGTACGGGCACCGGCAAGACAACCCTCCTCAACGCGCTCTCCGGCCTGATCCCACCCCGCGAACGCATCATCACCATCGAGGACTCCGCGGAACTCCAGCTCCAGCAGGAACACGTCATCCGCCTGGAGTCGAGGCCCCCCAACATCGAGGGCAAGGGCCAGATCACCATCCGCGACCTGGTCCGCAACTCCCTCCGCATGCGCCCCGACCGCATCATCGTCGGCGAGGTCCGCGGCGGCGAGACCCTCGACATGCTCCAGGCGATGTCGACGGGCCACGACGGCTCCCTCGCCACGGTCCACGCCAACTCCGCCGAGGACGCCCTGATGCGGCTGCAGACCCTGGGCTCGATGTCCGAGGTCCTCATCCCCTTCGAGGCGCTCAAGGACCAGATCAACTCGGCGGTGGACGTGGTCGTCCAGCTCACCCGCTTCGCGGACGGCTCCCGCAAGGTCACCGAGATCGCCCTGCTCGTCTCGCACGGCCGCGAACAGTTCCGTATCGCCACGGTATCCCGCTACGCCCCGGACCCGCTGGGCGCGGACCGGGTCGTCCACGGCCGTTTCGAACACCTGCCGATACCCCGCCCGATCGCGGAGAAGCTGTACGTGGCCAACGAGCCGCTGCCTCCCGCGTACGGCGTGGCCGAGGCCATCGACCCGCTCAACACCCGCCAGGCCATCGGTTAG
- a CDS encoding type II secretion system F family protein gives MTTLSTVSTQAAQASVDLDNTTLLALGATILCGTLAVAGAHAYASGRAQRQALVDRLAGHQGGPLRTAAGRVRRFTAVDRRLRRTRLGRAIHLRLTTTGLDLTAGEFATYVTMAVVALWLIAATTLAPFFGPIAAAVGVWAAAIFLNWQRQKRIEAFINQLPDVARLLANATAAGLALRTALAMAAEELEAPAGEELARVADQLALGRSVDDALGELAERLPSRELIVLVTTLVLSNKAGGSVVSSLRNLTQTLEDRKETRREVRTMLSEVNATAFTVPLLGLGSLLLINSSNDGALARVTGSPLGQALVLISIGLYTVGFFVIRRLGKIEV, from the coding sequence ATGACAACCCTGTCGACCGTGTCGACCCAGGCGGCGCAGGCCTCCGTGGACCTGGACAACACCACCCTGCTGGCCCTCGGCGCCACGATCCTCTGCGGCACCCTCGCCGTCGCGGGCGCGCACGCGTACGCCTCGGGCCGTGCCCAGCGCCAGGCCCTGGTCGACCGTCTCGCCGGCCACCAGGGCGGCCCGCTCCGCACGGCGGCGGGCCGCGTACGCCGCTTCACGGCCGTGGACCGCCGCCTGCGCCGCACCCGCCTCGGCCGCGCGATCCACCTCCGCCTGACCACGACGGGACTCGACCTGACGGCGGGCGAGTTCGCGACGTACGTCACCATGGCGGTCGTGGCGCTGTGGCTGATCGCGGCGACCACCCTGGCCCCGTTCTTCGGCCCGATCGCTGCGGCCGTGGGCGTCTGGGCGGCGGCCATCTTCCTCAACTGGCAGCGCCAGAAACGCATCGAGGCCTTCATCAACCAACTCCCCGACGTGGCCCGCCTCCTGGCCAACGCCACGGCGGCGGGCCTCGCGCTCCGTACGGCACTGGCGATGGCGGCGGAGGAACTGGAGGCCCCGGCGGGCGAGGAACTGGCCCGGGTCGCCGACCAGTTGGCGCTCGGCCGCTCGGTCGACGACGCCCTCGGCGAACTCGCGGAACGCCTCCCGTCCCGCGAACTGATCGTCCTCGTCACCACCCTCGTACTGTCCAACAAGGCGGGCGGCTCGGTGGTCAGCTCCCTCCGCAACCTCACGCAGACCCTGGAGGACCGGAAGGAGACCCGGCGCGAGGTCCGCACGATGCTCTCCGAGGTCAACGCGACGGCGTTCACCGTCCCCCTCCTCGGCCTCGGCTCCCTCCTCCTGATCAACTCCTCGAACGACGGCGCCCTGGCCCGGGTGACCGGCTCCCCGCTGGGCCAGGCCCTGGTCCTGATCTCGATCGGCCTGTACACGGTCGGCTTTTTCGTCATCCGCCGCCTCGGCAAGATCGAAGTATGA
- a CDS encoding Eco29kI family restriction endonuclease encodes MAHLICDAQAPKPGSTLRAESAGKISRMIPSPDGATPLQFNPLGIDLLSRNLREEMNRRPRTPLDKVQTFPGAGLYALYYKGDLDIYHGLKGSDVPIYVGKASAGDSNYGDPPNLTEPKLFSRIKDHRRSINEAGNIDASHFDVRYLTLDDIWIVLGERALLRSNSPVLWNTMMTGFGGNPPGQGRRNARSVWDSIHPGRKRAAGLLCNRSYSSAEMSNLISAAISISLMPADELRDKELKEFRNHPAKMIWQEAKGAGNEPKSLLVFREDVFLEENNRFGVDLSTVEWELAEIPEPTTTEIAALDAPEG; translated from the coding sequence ATGGCGCATCTCATTTGCGATGCGCAAGCACCCAAGCCTGGCAGCACTTTGCGGGCTGAGTCAGCGGGTAAAATCTCCCGCATGATTCCCAGCCCCGATGGCGCGACGCCTCTGCAATTCAACCCGCTGGGTATTGACTTGCTCAGCCGCAATCTTCGAGAGGAGATGAACAGACGCCCGCGCACACCCTTGGACAAGGTCCAGACATTTCCGGGCGCAGGGCTATATGCGCTTTACTACAAGGGCGATCTCGACATCTATCACGGATTGAAGGGTTCCGATGTGCCCATCTACGTGGGGAAGGCTTCGGCCGGCGACAGCAATTACGGAGATCCGCCGAATCTGACCGAACCCAAACTTTTCAGCCGAATAAAAGATCATCGAAGAAGCATCAACGAGGCAGGTAATATCGACGCCTCGCATTTCGATGTCAGATATCTAACCCTCGATGATATCTGGATCGTTCTGGGAGAGCGGGCCCTTCTACGTAGCAATAGCCCTGTCCTCTGGAACACCATGATGACTGGCTTTGGAGGAAACCCGCCGGGCCAGGGACGGAGGAACGCCCGCTCGGTCTGGGATTCGATCCATCCGGGACGGAAGCGGGCAGCGGGACTCCTCTGCAACCGCAGTTACAGTAGTGCCGAAATGAGCAATCTCATCTCCGCAGCAATCAGCATCTCACTGATGCCAGCGGACGAGCTACGCGACAAGGAATTGAAGGAATTTCGCAACCATCCTGCGAAAATGATATGGCAGGAAGCGAAGGGCGCCGGGAACGAACCCAAGTCTCTCCTTGTCTTCCGGGAGGATGTGTTCCTGGAAGAGAATAACCGATTTGGAGTAGATCTCAGTACTGTTGAGTGGGAGTTGGCCGAAATACCAGAGCCGACCACAACAGAAATTGCCGCGCTCGACGCTCCCGAGGGATGA
- a CDS encoding response regulator transcription factor, with amino-acid sequence MPDRPLRVLVADDNPVVRAGLTALLDTHPDITVVAQATNGEEAVDRARRHRPDVALLDVRMPGTDGLTALPELAALCPVMMLTYSTEPEVVTEALRRGATGYLVHGEFTAPELIEAVRNLRKGHGPISPTVSTSLGVSYEPSHESHDRTSQLQPSMAQSSKTRPSYVPRLRRRILNHANRPSFGLSSREVEVMDLIASGMNNRQIAATCFISEKTVKNHINHIFAKLHTSTRSEAIAHWLGTTPEGWPR; translated from the coding sequence ATGCCTGACCGGCCCCTTCGCGTACTCGTCGCGGACGACAACCCGGTGGTCCGCGCCGGCCTCACCGCCCTCCTGGACACCCACCCCGACATCACGGTGGTCGCCCAGGCCACCAACGGTGAGGAGGCGGTGGACAGGGCCCGCCGCCACCGCCCGGACGTCGCCCTCCTGGACGTCCGCATGCCCGGCACGGACGGCCTCACCGCCCTCCCCGAACTGGCCGCGCTCTGCCCCGTGATGATGCTGACCTACAGCACGGAACCCGAGGTCGTGACGGAGGCGTTGCGCCGGGGCGCGACCGGCTACCTGGTCCACGGCGAGTTCACGGCCCCCGAACTGATCGAGGCGGTGAGGAACCTGAGGAAGGGCCACGGGCCCATCTCCCCGACTGTCTCGACTTCACTCGGCGTTTCCTACGAACCTTCACACGAAAGTCACGACCGTACTTCGCAGCTGCAACCATCTATGGCACAGTCGTCAAAGACCCGCCCCAGCTATGTGCCACGACTGCGCCGCCGCATCCTCAACCACGCCAACCGACCGTCCTTCGGCCTGAGTTCAAGGGAGGTGGAGGTGATGGACCTCATCGCGTCCGGCATGAACAACCGCCAGATCGCCGCCACCTGCTTCATCAGCGAGAAGACCGTCAAGAACCACATCAACCACATCTTCGCGAAACTGCACACCTCGACCCGCAGCGAAGCCATCGCCCACTGGCTGGGCACGACCCCCGAGGGGTGGCCCCGATGA
- a CDS encoding DUF5936 domain-containing protein, with product MTTSTLPLLLALLTAVSVVGVLIGIRMIRADAKLPSDLALALEVGATRVSKTGSAVDRLGMRFAPLVLRLMGPRRVEAKRRRIDMAGNPGGLTLNRYAARRAVYGFFGAFMGLVFLTSDRPLFAAFTFAFGLLAADAAIWQAVRDRKDVIDRTLPDFLDVLAVVVSAGLGFRQALDRVAEKYEGPWADELRITLRQMDMGVSRRQAFDELRRRNTSEQVAQFVSALQQGEELGSPIAETLIQLAADMRRTDAQNARRRAARTIPKATLVTLIFMLPATMILIATGMFLGSGTNFGDILGR from the coding sequence ATGACGACATCGACGCTCCCCCTTCTCCTGGCCCTCCTGACGGCCGTCTCCGTCGTGGGCGTCCTCATCGGCATCCGTATGATCCGCGCCGACGCGAAACTCCCCAGCGATTTGGCGCTCGCCCTGGAGGTGGGCGCCACCCGCGTCTCGAAGACCGGCTCGGCGGTCGACCGCCTGGGTATGCGCTTCGCGCCGCTCGTCCTGCGTCTGATGGGCCCCCGCCGGGTCGAGGCGAAACGCCGCCGCATCGACATGGCGGGCAACCCCGGCGGCCTCACCCTCAACCGCTACGCCGCCCGCCGGGCCGTCTACGGCTTCTTCGGCGCGTTCATGGGCCTGGTCTTCCTCACCAGCGACCGCCCGCTCTTCGCCGCGTTCACCTTCGCCTTCGGTCTGCTCGCCGCCGACGCGGCGATCTGGCAGGCCGTCCGCGACCGCAAGGACGTCATCGACCGCACGCTGCCGGACTTCCTGGACGTCCTTGCCGTGGTCGTCTCGGCGGGCCTCGGCTTCCGCCAGGCCCTGGACCGGGTCGCCGAGAAGTACGAGGGTCCCTGGGCGGACGAACTCCGTATCACCCTCCGCCAGATGGACATGGGCGTGAGCCGCCGCCAGGCCTTCGACGAACTCCGCAGACGCAACACGTCCGAACAGGTGGCCCAGTTCGTCTCGGCGCTCCAACAGGGCGAGGAACTGGGTTCCCCCATCGCGGAGACCCTGATCCAACTCGCCGCAGACATGCGCCGCACCGACGCCCAGAACGCCCGCCGCCGAGCCGCCCGTACGATCCCCAAGGCGACCCTGGTCACCCTGATCTTCATGCTCCCCGCCACGATGATCCTCATCGCGACAGGCATGTTCCTGGGCTCAGGCACCAACTTCGGCGACATCCTGGGCCGCTGA
- a CDS encoding pilus assembly protein TadG-related protein — protein sequence MLFTALAFFVFAQAASARNGAQSAADAAALAAAQKARDDLLLDLGDAIEAGNGDWLDWLDLPPGGIPVEGADAAAAELAAQNNSTVQGGAQLTEVNGAPGFQVDVVTDYTVGDSIIPGTEDMTATAQAVAIIQPRCDFDVNTNPMDPVTLDCDGVPVDIDPGNFNPADLPDASVMFSVYLAE from the coding sequence CTGCTTTTCACGGCATTGGCCTTCTTCGTGTTCGCTCAGGCCGCATCCGCCCGCAACGGTGCCCAGTCCGCGGCGGACGCAGCGGCGTTGGCGGCGGCTCAGAAAGCACGGGACGACCTGCTGTTGGACCTCGGGGACGCCATCGAGGCAGGCAACGGCGACTGGTTGGACTGGCTCGATCTGCCGCCAGGAGGAATTCCTGTGGAGGGGGCCGACGCTGCGGCCGCGGAACTGGCGGCCCAGAACAACTCGACCGTCCAGGGCGGTGCTCAGCTCACCGAGGTGAACGGAGCCCCGGGCTTCCAGGTCGACGTGGTGACGGACTACACCGTCGGCGATTCGATCATCCCCGGCACCGAGGACATGACGGCCACGGCTCAGGCAGTTGCCATCATCCAGCCGCGCTGCGACTTCGACGTCAACACCAACCCCATGGATCCCGTCACCCTGGACTGCGACGGCGTGCCCGTGGACATCGACCCCGGAAATTTCAATCCGGCCGACCTTCCCGACGCGTCCGTGATGTTCTCTGTGTATCTGGCCGAGTGA